In Streptomyces chartreusis, the following proteins share a genomic window:
- the sigJ gene encoding RNA polymerase sigma factor SigJ yields MNDTNGTHDTELLAVRFEEHRGHLKAVAYRMLGSLAEAEDAVQEAWLKLSRTDADAIDNLGGWLTTVVGRVCLDLLRSRTRRHEEPLDDTFVPDPVIRPLTQIDPEQEVLQADSVGLALLVVLETLEPAERIAFVLHDMFAVPFDDIAPIVERSSAATRQLASRARRRVKGATPSSEPDLGRQRQVLDAFMAAARAGDFEALLAVLDPEVVLRADSGPLVRGAAASKLVRGAKPVAEQALLFAQLAQYAQLVLVNGEIGVLHAPAGQPQSVMGVTVADGRITHMYILADPERLGGLGLADLGD; encoded by the coding sequence GTGAACGACACGAACGGCACGCACGACACCGAGTTGCTGGCGGTGCGCTTCGAGGAGCATCGGGGCCACCTCAAGGCGGTCGCCTACCGCATGCTCGGCTCGCTCGCCGAGGCGGAGGACGCCGTCCAGGAGGCATGGCTGAAGCTGAGCCGTACGGACGCGGACGCCATCGACAACCTCGGCGGCTGGCTGACCACGGTGGTAGGCCGGGTCTGCCTGGACCTGCTCCGCTCCCGTACGCGACGCCACGAGGAGCCCCTGGACGACACCTTCGTACCGGACCCCGTGATCCGTCCCCTGACGCAGATCGATCCGGAACAGGAGGTGCTCCAGGCCGACTCGGTGGGCCTGGCCCTGCTCGTGGTGCTGGAGACGCTGGAGCCGGCCGAGCGGATCGCGTTCGTCCTGCACGACATGTTCGCGGTGCCCTTCGACGACATCGCGCCGATCGTGGAGCGCTCCTCGGCCGCCACCCGGCAGCTCGCGAGCCGTGCCCGGCGCCGGGTGAAGGGCGCCACGCCGTCGAGCGAGCCGGACCTCGGGCGGCAGCGGCAGGTCCTCGACGCCTTCATGGCCGCCGCACGCGCGGGGGACTTCGAGGCACTGCTCGCGGTCCTCGACCCCGAAGTGGTGCTGCGCGCCGATTCCGGACCGCTGGTGCGGGGCGCGGCGGCGTCCAAGCTGGTGCGCGGTGCGAAGCCGGTGGCCGAACAGGCCCTGCTGTTCGCGCAGTTGGCGCAGTACGCGCAGTTGGTGCTGGTCAACGGGGAGATCGGGGTGCTGCACGCGCCGGCGGGACAGCCGCAGTCGGTGATGGGCGTCACCGTCGCCGACGGGCGGATCACGCACATGTACATCCTCGCGGACCCCGAGCGGCTCGGCGGGCTAGGCCTGGCGGACCTCGGCGACTGA
- a CDS encoding LacI family DNA-binding transcriptional regulator, with the protein MAQSVGIKDVARAAGVSVGTVSNVINRPDTVATETRARVQSAIDRLGYVRSESARQLRAGRSRIMGLLVLDMGNPFFVDVARGAERTARDAGLGVMVCNSAQSASEEADYLSLFAEQRVRGVLLTPADATGRNIETFRRHNIPFVLVDRVAEGTTECSVSVDDVAGGALAVRHLVDAGHRSIAYVSGPPGLNQVRDRRTGALNALREAGLGPENLRELPTERLDVAAGRDAGARLLGLAERPTAVFCANDLLALGVLQAMYAAGVGVPDDLAIVGYDDIEFAAAAAVPLTSVRQPAVTMGTLAAEMLLEETEAETGAKTHEHRRVVLQPELVVRRSSLSAR; encoded by the coding sequence ATGGCCCAGTCGGTGGGTATCAAGGACGTCGCCCGCGCCGCCGGAGTCTCCGTCGGCACGGTCTCGAACGTCATCAACCGTCCGGACACGGTCGCGACCGAGACCCGGGCGCGGGTGCAGTCCGCGATAGACCGGCTGGGCTACGTCCGCAGCGAGTCCGCGCGCCAGCTGCGCGCGGGCCGCAGCCGGATCATGGGCCTGCTCGTCCTCGACATGGGCAACCCCTTCTTCGTCGACGTGGCGCGCGGCGCCGAGCGCACCGCACGGGACGCCGGGCTCGGCGTGATGGTCTGCAACAGCGCCCAGAGCGCGAGCGAGGAGGCCGACTACCTGTCGCTCTTCGCCGAGCAGCGGGTGCGGGGCGTGCTGCTCACCCCGGCCGACGCCACCGGCCGCAACATCGAGACCTTCCGCCGGCACAACATCCCCTTCGTTCTCGTCGACCGGGTCGCCGAGGGCACCACCGAGTGCTCGGTCTCCGTCGACGACGTCGCGGGCGGCGCCCTCGCCGTACGCCATCTCGTCGACGCCGGGCACCGCTCCATCGCCTACGTCAGCGGCCCGCCCGGCCTCAACCAGGTCCGCGACCGCCGCACCGGCGCCCTCAACGCGCTCAGGGAAGCCGGCCTCGGCCCCGAGAACCTGCGCGAGCTGCCCACCGAGCGGCTCGACGTCGCCGCAGGCCGGGACGCGGGCGCCCGCCTGCTCGGCCTCGCCGAACGCCCCACCGCCGTCTTCTGCGCCAACGACCTCCTCGCGCTCGGCGTGCTCCAGGCCATGTACGCGGCAGGCGTCGGAGTCCCCGACGACCTGGCCATCGTCGGCTACGACGACATCGAGTTCGCGGCCGCCGCGGCCGTCCCGCTGACCTCCGTGCGGCAGCCCGCGGTCACCATGGGCACCCTCGCGGCGGAGATGCTGCTGGAGGAGACGGAGGCGGAGACCGGGGCTAAGACGCACGAGCACCGGCGGGTCGTCCTCCAGCCGGAGCTGGTGGTCCGGCGGTCCAGTCTCTCGGCCCGCTGA
- a CDS encoding TetR/AcrR family transcriptional regulator, with the protein MAANQGERTRRRLSTEERREQLLAVGARLFSESPYDEVWIEQVAEIAGVSRGLLYHYFPTKRDFFAAVVERESARMLRMTAAVPGIPVREQLGAGLDTFLEYVEAHAHGYRAFHRADAAGDQAVRKVYQRALAAQEKQILAAMAADPEFGPVCAQRPDVPLAVRGWLAFTTAVCLEWLRGADLSRGQVRDLCTRALLGVISP; encoded by the coding sequence ATGGCCGCGAACCAGGGTGAGCGCACACGACGCCGGCTCAGCACCGAGGAGCGTCGTGAGCAGCTTCTCGCGGTCGGGGCGCGGCTGTTCTCGGAGAGTCCGTACGACGAGGTGTGGATCGAGCAGGTCGCCGAGATCGCCGGAGTCTCCCGCGGGCTGCTGTACCACTACTTCCCGACCAAGCGGGACTTCTTCGCGGCCGTCGTCGAGCGCGAGAGCGCGCGCATGCTGCGGATGACGGCCGCCGTGCCCGGCATCCCGGTGCGCGAACAGCTCGGCGCCGGACTCGACACCTTCCTGGAGTACGTCGAGGCCCACGCCCATGGCTACCGCGCCTTCCATCGCGCCGACGCGGCCGGGGACCAGGCCGTGCGCAAGGTCTACCAACGGGCCCTGGCCGCGCAGGAGAAGCAGATCCTCGCGGCGATGGCGGCCGACCCCGAGTTCGGTCCGGTCTGCGCGCAGCGCCCGGACGTCCCGCTCGCCGTGCGGGGCTGGCTGGCGTTCACCACCGCGGTCTGCCTGGAGTGGCTGCGCGGCGCCGACCTCTCCCGGGGCCAGGTGCGAGACCTGTGCACCCGCGCCCTGCTGGGCGTCATCTCCCCCTGA
- a CDS encoding FUSC family protein, with protein MLVAREDTSVRERLAKLSRDPVVVQTLRSAAAATIAYVIALRLSPEAAPLTAPLTALLVVQVTFYATLTNGIRRVNSVVAGVLVAIAFSLLVGLTWWSLALLIVASLGVGHLVRVNEYVPEVAISAMLVLGVTTVGDTAWARVLETLIGAVVGLGFNLLLAPPVWVDEAGESMEALARRLRQLMLRIGEEAAGRQPYEQAAARLHEARRLDHDIVEVDADLRQAEDSLRLNPRVRDSLLHRVVLRTGLDTLEICTVVLRVLARTLTDLAKDREPDPLFANETGAVLEQLLSEIADAVVSFSVLVTTHVSSNADAAESRLSAELRTAAGTRDKLALLLREEADRETERWQLLGAVLTEVNRMIDELDTEHRSQRLLEELDRVSQEQRVRVPGLTRLRERLGVQEQLWRNRTGMDGRSR; from the coding sequence ATGCTTGTGGCACGTGAGGACACGTCCGTCCGGGAGCGGCTGGCGAAGCTGAGCCGCGACCCCGTGGTCGTCCAGACGCTGCGGTCGGCGGCCGCGGCGACGATCGCCTACGTCATCGCGCTGCGGCTGAGCCCCGAGGCGGCGCCGCTGACCGCGCCCCTGACCGCGCTGCTGGTCGTCCAGGTCACCTTCTACGCCACCCTCACCAACGGCATCCGCCGGGTGAACTCCGTGGTGGCCGGCGTCCTGGTGGCCATCGCCTTCAGCCTCCTGGTCGGCCTGACCTGGTGGAGCCTCGCGCTGCTGATCGTGGCGTCACTGGGCGTCGGGCATCTCGTGCGGGTGAACGAGTACGTGCCCGAAGTGGCGATCAGCGCGATGCTGGTCCTCGGTGTCACGACCGTCGGGGACACGGCGTGGGCGCGGGTGCTGGAGACGCTGATCGGCGCGGTGGTCGGGCTCGGCTTCAATCTGCTGCTCGCGCCGCCGGTGTGGGTGGACGAGGCCGGCGAGTCGATGGAGGCACTGGCCCGCCGGCTGCGGCAGTTGATGCTGCGCATCGGCGAGGAGGCCGCAGGCCGGCAGCCCTACGAGCAGGCCGCGGCCCGGCTCCACGAGGCGCGCCGGCTCGACCACGACATCGTCGAGGTGGACGCGGACCTCCGGCAGGCCGAGGACAGCCTGCGGCTCAATCCCCGCGTACGGGACAGCCTGTTGCACCGCGTCGTGCTGCGCACCGGCCTCGACACGCTGGAGATCTGCACGGTCGTCCTGCGAGTGCTCGCGCGCACCCTCACCGACCTCGCCAAGGACCGTGAGCCCGATCCGCTGTTCGCGAACGAGACGGGTGCGGTCCTGGAGCAGCTGCTGTCCGAGATCGCGGACGCGGTGGTCAGCTTCTCGGTGCTGGTCACCACGCACGTCAGCAGCAACGCCGACGCGGCGGAGTCCCGGCTGTCGGCCGAGCTGCGCACGGCGGCGGGCACCCGCGACAAGCTGGCCCTGCTGCTGCGCGAGGAGGCCGACCGCGAGACGGAGCGCTGGCAGCTGCTCGGCGCCGTCCTGACCGAGGTCAACCGCATGATCGACGAGCTCGACACCGAGCACCGCTCGCAGCGGCTGCTGGAAGAACTGGACCGCGTGTCGCAGGAGCAGCGCGTACGGGTGCCGGGGCTGACCCGGCTGCGTGAACGCCTGGGCGTGCAGGAGCAGCTGTGGCGGAACCGTACCGGGATGGACGGGCGTTCTCGCTAG
- a CDS encoding cytochrome P450, translating into MAETTTGTGLPKGFRSAEQGWPELFRIPHPPHRLPLLGDVLGASRRTPLQDSLRFARELGPIFRRRAFDREFVFVWGSELAADMADEARFAKHVGLGVANLRPVAGDGLFTAYNHEPNWQLAHDVLAPGFSREAMAGYHPMMLAVADRLMDHWDRALTAGRSVDVPGDMTKLTLETIARTGFGHDFGSFERSRPHPFVSAMVGTLSYAQRLNTVPWPFLLRRAARRNDADIAHLNDTVDDLVRARIADGPGDGDLLDRMLGTSHPETGERLSAENVRRQVITFLVAGHETTSGALSFALHYLSRHPDVAARARAEVDRVWGPTATPGYDQVARLRYVRRVLDEALRLWPTAPAFAREAREDTVLGGVHPMRRGAWALVLTAMLHRDPEVWGADAERFDPDRFDPKAVRTRAPHTFKPFGTGARACIGRQFALHEATLVLGLLLRRYEFRSDPAYRLRVTERLTLMPEGLRLNLERRAGVPVPGPAVPPPAEEDAPSALGCPVRGTAD; encoded by the coding sequence ATGGCGGAGACGACGACCGGGACCGGACTTCCGAAGGGGTTCCGCAGCGCCGAGCAGGGCTGGCCGGAGCTGTTCCGCATACCCCATCCTCCGCACCGGCTCCCGCTGCTCGGCGACGTGCTGGGCGCGAGCAGGCGTACGCCGCTCCAGGACTCCCTGCGCTTCGCCCGCGAGCTGGGGCCGATCTTCCGACGCCGGGCGTTCGACCGGGAGTTCGTCTTCGTGTGGGGTTCGGAACTCGCGGCCGACATGGCGGACGAGGCGCGCTTCGCCAAGCATGTCGGGCTCGGTGTCGCCAACCTCCGTCCGGTCGCCGGGGACGGCCTGTTCACGGCGTACAACCACGAGCCGAACTGGCAGTTGGCGCACGACGTCCTGGCACCCGGGTTCAGCCGGGAGGCCATGGCCGGCTACCACCCGATGATGCTGGCCGTCGCCGACCGGCTCATGGACCACTGGGACCGCGCGCTCACGGCGGGCCGGTCGGTGGACGTGCCCGGCGACATGACCAAGCTGACCCTGGAGACCATCGCCCGCACCGGGTTCGGGCACGACTTCGGCTCCTTCGAACGCTCCCGTCCGCACCCCTTCGTGTCGGCGATGGTCGGCACGCTCAGCTACGCCCAGCGGCTCAACACCGTGCCGTGGCCGTTCCTGCTGCGGCGGGCCGCGCGCCGCAACGACGCCGACATCGCCCACCTCAACGACACCGTCGACGACCTGGTCCGCGCCCGGATCGCCGACGGACCCGGGGACGGTGACCTGCTCGACCGCATGCTCGGGACCTCGCACCCGGAGACCGGCGAGCGGCTCTCCGCTGAGAACGTCCGCCGGCAGGTGATCACCTTTCTGGTGGCCGGCCACGAGACCACCTCGGGCGCGCTCTCCTTCGCCCTGCACTACCTCTCCCGCCACCCGGACGTCGCGGCCCGCGCCCGCGCCGAGGTCGACCGCGTCTGGGGCCCGACGGCGACGCCCGGCTACGACCAGGTGGCGCGGCTGCGCTATGTGCGCCGCGTGCTGGACGAGGCGCTGCGGCTGTGGCCGACGGCGCCCGCCTTCGCCCGGGAGGCCCGCGAGGACACCGTGCTCGGCGGGGTGCATCCGATGCGGCGGGGCGCCTGGGCGCTGGTGCTCACGGCGATGCTGCACCGCGACCCGGAGGTCTGGGGCGCGGACGCCGAGCGGTTCGACCCGGACCGCTTCGACCCCAAGGCGGTACGGACACGGGCGCCGCACACCTTCAAGCCGTTCGGGACGGGTGCGCGGGCGTGCATCGGGCGCCAGTTCGCGCTGCACGAGGCCACGTTGGTGCTGGGTCTGCTGCTGCGCCGCTACGAGTTCAGGAGCGACCCGGCGTATCGGCTGCGGGTGACGGAACGGCTGACGCTCATGCCGGAGGGGCTGCGGCTGAACCTGGAGCGGCGGGCCGGCGTGCCCGTGCCCGGCCCGGCCGTGCCGCCCCCGGCCGAGGAGGACGCTCCGTCAGCGCTCGGCTGTCCAGTGCGCGGGACGGCCGACTGA
- a CDS encoding pentapeptide repeat-containing protein has translation MQDHPGDLMDLHGDCANCFGLCCVALPFTASADFALDKDAGTPCRNLQDDHRCGIHARLRQSGFSGCTVYDCFGAGQKVSQVTFAGKDWRAASREHARRMSDVFPVVRQLHELLWYLTEALTLPAARPVHAELRELRDETDALTRRTAEEIASLDVAAHRQKVNVLLLRTSELARAGVRGRKKERRGADLMGARLRGADLRGANLRGAYLIAADLTGADLRGADLIGADLRDTDLTDADLTGAFFLTQPQLNAARGSAGTRLPASVGRPAHWTAER, from the coding sequence ATGCAAGATCACCCCGGCGACCTCATGGACCTGCACGGAGACTGCGCGAACTGCTTCGGGCTGTGCTGTGTCGCACTGCCCTTCACCGCCTCGGCGGACTTCGCGCTCGACAAGGACGCCGGTACGCCCTGCCGGAATCTCCAGGACGACCATCGCTGCGGCATCCACGCCCGGCTCCGGCAGAGCGGCTTCAGCGGTTGCACGGTCTACGACTGCTTCGGCGCCGGGCAGAAGGTCTCGCAGGTCACCTTCGCCGGGAAGGACTGGCGTGCTGCCTCCCGTGAGCACGCCCGGCGGATGTCCGACGTCTTCCCGGTCGTCCGCCAGCTCCACGAGCTGCTCTGGTACCTGACCGAGGCACTCACCCTGCCCGCGGCCCGTCCCGTCCACGCCGAGCTGCGCGAACTCCGGGACGAGACGGACGCCCTCACCCGCCGGACCGCGGAGGAAATCGCCTCGCTGGACGTGGCAGCGCACCGGCAGAAGGTCAACGTCCTGCTGCTGCGGACCAGCGAGCTGGCGCGGGCGGGAGTGCGGGGCCGCAAGAAGGAACGCCGGGGCGCGGACCTCATGGGCGCCCGCCTCCGGGGCGCGGATCTGCGGGGCGCGAACCTGCGCGGTGCCTACCTCATCGCGGCCGACCTGACCGGCGCCGATCTGCGTGGGGCGGACCTCATCGGCGCCGATCTGCGCGACACCGACCTCACGGACGCCGATCTGACCGGCGCCTTCTTCCTGACCCAGCCCCAGCTGAACGCGGCCCGGGGCAGCGCGGGCACCCGGCTGCCCGCCTCAGTCGGCCGTCCCGCGCACTGGACAGCCGAGCGCTGA
- a CDS encoding alpha/beta fold hydrolase, with product MTVSYRQPGVVLTDRRFTVPLDHADPAGETIELYAREVVAGDKAHQEQPWLVYLQGGPGFGANRFVGKGAWLGRALKEFRVLLLDQRGTGHSTPANRQTLPLRGGPAEQAEYLTHFRGDSIVRDCELIRGEVTGGAPWTVLGQSFGGFCTVNYLATAPEGLSAAVITGGLPSLDAHADDVYRAAFPRIERKVAAHYARYPQDVERARRIADHLLANDVVLPNGYRFTAEAFQSLGILLGGSEGSHRLHYLLEHAFVRTAQGAALSDAFQEEAQNLLSYAGHPLYALVHEAIYGQDDRPTDWSAERVRAEFPQFDAAKTLAGDGPLLFTGESIHPWMFDCDPALRPLRETAELLAARTDWTPLYDSARLAANEVPVAAAVYHDDMYVDTAHSLATARAVRGLRTWVTDEFEHDGVRAGGPRVLDRLLALTRDEA from the coding sequence TTGACCGTCAGCTACCGCCAGCCCGGCGTCGTCCTCACCGACCGCCGCTTCACCGTGCCCCTCGACCACGCCGACCCGGCGGGGGAGACGATCGAGCTCTACGCCCGTGAGGTCGTCGCCGGCGACAAGGCGCACCAGGAGCAGCCGTGGCTGGTCTACCTCCAGGGCGGCCCCGGCTTCGGGGCGAACCGTTTCGTCGGCAAGGGGGCCTGGCTCGGCCGCGCGCTGAAGGAGTTCCGCGTCCTGCTGCTGGACCAGCGCGGCACCGGCCACTCCACGCCCGCCAACCGCCAGACGCTCCCGCTGCGCGGCGGCCCCGCCGAACAGGCCGAGTACCTCACGCACTTCCGCGGCGACTCGATCGTCCGCGACTGCGAGCTGATCCGCGGGGAGGTGACCGGCGGCGCCCCCTGGACCGTCCTCGGCCAGAGCTTCGGCGGCTTCTGCACGGTCAACTACCTGGCCACCGCACCCGAGGGCCTGAGCGCCGCCGTGATCACCGGCGGCCTGCCCTCCCTGGACGCGCACGCCGACGACGTCTACCGGGCGGCCTTCCCGCGCATCGAGCGCAAGGTCGCCGCGCACTACGCCCGCTACCCGCAGGACGTCGAGCGCGCCCGCCGGATCGCCGACCACCTCCTCGCGAACGACGTGGTCCTGCCGAACGGCTACCGCTTCACCGCGGAGGCCTTCCAGTCCCTCGGCATCCTGCTCGGCGGCAGCGAGGGCAGCCACCGCCTGCACTACCTGCTGGAGCACGCCTTCGTCCGCACCGCGCAGGGCGCCGCCCTCTCGGACGCCTTCCAGGAAGAGGCGCAGAACCTGCTGTCGTACGCGGGCCACCCGCTGTACGCCCTCGTCCACGAGGCGATCTACGGCCAGGACGACCGGCCCACCGACTGGTCCGCGGAGCGGGTGCGTGCCGAGTTCCCGCAGTTCGACGCGGCCAAGACGCTCGCCGGGGACGGCCCGCTGCTGTTCACCGGCGAGTCGATCCACCCCTGGATGTTCGACTGCGACCCGGCGCTGCGCCCGCTGCGCGAGACCGCCGAACTCCTCGCCGCCCGCACCGACTGGACGCCCCTGTACGACTCCGCGCGCCTGGCGGCCAACGAGGTGCCGGTCGCGGCGGCCGTCTACCACGACGACATGTACGTCGACACCGCCCACTCCCTGGCCACCGCCCGTGCCGTGCGGGGCCTGCGGACCTGGGTCACCGACGAGTTCGAGCACGACGGCGTCAGGGCCGGCGGCCCCCGCGTCCTGGACCGCCTGCTCGCCCTCACCCGTGACGAAGCCTGA
- a CDS encoding PIG-L deacetylase family protein — protein MTEPTITQLQAMPDDWQRALAVVAHPDDLEYGCSAAIAAWTDAGREVAYVLATRGEAGIDTLDPEKCAPLREREQRASAARVGVTTVEFLDHKDGVIEYGTALRRDISAAIRRHRPELVITLNHRDTWGGVAWNTPDHVAVGRATLDAAGDAGNRWIFPELIEQGLQPWNGVRWVAVAGSSTPTHAVDATAGLERAVHSLLEHRTYIEVLTDEDPETYVRGFLTENARSTGERFGGRPAVAFELFGR, from the coding sequence ATGACCGAGCCGACGATCACTCAGCTCCAAGCCATGCCCGACGACTGGCAGCGCGCGCTCGCCGTCGTCGCGCACCCGGACGACCTCGAGTACGGCTGCTCGGCGGCGATCGCCGCCTGGACCGACGCCGGCCGCGAGGTCGCCTATGTCCTGGCGACCCGCGGCGAGGCCGGCATCGACACCCTGGACCCCGAGAAGTGCGCCCCGCTGCGCGAGCGCGAGCAGCGGGCCAGCGCGGCCCGCGTCGGCGTGACGACGGTGGAGTTCCTCGACCACAAGGACGGCGTGATCGAGTACGGCACCGCCCTGCGCCGCGACATCTCCGCCGCGATCCGTCGGCACCGGCCCGAGCTGGTGATCACGCTCAACCACCGGGACACCTGGGGCGGCGTCGCCTGGAACACGCCCGACCATGTGGCCGTGGGCCGGGCCACGCTGGACGCGGCCGGGGACGCGGGTAACCGCTGGATCTTCCCGGAGCTGATCGAGCAGGGCCTTCAGCCGTGGAACGGCGTCCGTTGGGTCGCGGTGGCCGGCTCCAGCACCCCCACCCACGCGGTGGACGCGACTGCGGGACTGGAGCGGGCGGTGCACTCCCTGCTCGAACACCGCACCTACATCGAGGTGTTGACCGACGAGGACCCCGAGACGTATGTCCGCGGCTTCCTCACCGAGAACGCCCGGTCGACGGGGGAGCGGTTCGGCGGCAGGCCGGCCGTGGCGTTCGAGCTGTTCGGCCGGTAG
- a CDS encoding lactonase family protein, protein MDMGSGGLSRRRFVGTLAGSAAGVTLPAATACDNAPAPADTADAATSGTSGPETRPSAQSESRGPSGPRPLYLGTYTSAEGGGKGIGLATYDPATGAVTGTGTIDGVADPSYLALHPDGRTLYAVNEREDGAVTAVRVADREVLGSRGTGGAAPCHLSVHPGGRWLLSANYGSGSVAVHPIDASGALGERTDLVTHSSPAPGPGQDGPHAHQFVTSPDGRHVLAVDLGTDTVYTYRLDEKAGTLSEVARARTKPGAGPRHLTFHPGGRYAYLANEVDNSVAVCGYDPSTGRLTVGAEQETGTGSGTSYPAQIVVTPNGRFAYLANRGHNSLARYAVEAKGARLKLLDTVQVSGDFPRQIALSPDGALLFAANQRSSTVSVFHVDGASGELRLAGEPFASPVAVCALPL, encoded by the coding sequence GTGGACATGGGCAGTGGTGGGCTGAGCAGGCGCCGATTCGTCGGGACCCTCGCGGGGTCGGCCGCGGGAGTGACCCTCCCGGCGGCCACGGCCTGCGACAACGCACCCGCTCCCGCAGACACGGCCGACGCGGCGACCTCCGGGACGTCCGGCCCCGAGACCCGTCCGAGCGCCCAGTCCGAGAGCCGCGGTCCGTCCGGTCCGCGCCCGCTGTATCTCGGCACGTACACCTCCGCCGAGGGCGGCGGCAAGGGCATCGGCCTCGCGACGTACGACCCGGCCACGGGTGCCGTCACGGGCACCGGGACGATCGACGGCGTCGCCGACCCGTCGTATCTGGCGCTGCATCCGGACGGCCGGACCCTGTACGCGGTGAACGAGCGCGAGGACGGCGCCGTGACCGCCGTCCGGGTCGCCGACCGCGAGGTTCTCGGCAGTCGCGGCACCGGCGGCGCGGCGCCCTGTCATCTGTCGGTGCATCCCGGCGGACGCTGGCTGCTGAGCGCCAACTACGGCTCGGGCAGCGTCGCCGTGCACCCGATCGACGCCTCGGGCGCGCTCGGCGAGCGCACCGACCTGGTCACGCACTCCAGTCCGGCGCCCGGTCCGGGCCAGGACGGCCCGCACGCCCACCAGTTCGTCACCAGCCCGGACGGCCGCCACGTACTCGCCGTCGACCTGGGCACGGACACCGTCTACACCTATCGCCTCGACGAGAAGGCGGGCACGCTCAGCGAGGTCGCCCGAGCCCGGACGAAGCCGGGCGCGGGCCCGCGACATCTCACCTTCCACCCGGGCGGCCGCTACGCCTATCTGGCCAACGAGGTCGACAACAGCGTCGCGGTCTGCGGGTACGACCCGTCCACGGGCCGGCTGACCGTCGGCGCCGAGCAGGAGACGGGCACCGGTTCGGGCACCAGCTATCCGGCGCAGATCGTGGTGACGCCGAACGGCCGGTTCGCCTATCTCGCCAACCGGGGCCACAACAGCCTCGCCCGCTACGCGGTGGAGGCGAAGGGCGCCCGGCTCAAGCTGCTCGACACGGTGCAGGTGTCCGGGGACTTCCCGCGGCAGATCGCCCTGTCGCCGGACGGCGCGCTGCTGTTCGCGGCGAACCAGCGGTCGAGCACCGTCAGCGTCTTCCACGTCGACGGGGCGAGCGGTGAACTGCGGCTCGCGGGCGAGCCGTTCGCGTCACCCGTCGCCGTCTGTGCGCTGCCGCTGTAG
- a CDS encoding DUF5999 family protein has translation MCSHQPPCPTADSPDPHAAVIVSAHPEQGWSLLCNGTIVFDDTGELLPDGRVVGPRRTVGTLVVAA, from the coding sequence ATGTGCAGCCACCAGCCCCCGTGCCCGACCGCCGACAGCCCCGACCCGCACGCCGCCGTGATCGTCTCTGCCCACCCCGAACAGGGCTGGAGCCTGCTGTGCAACGGCACCATCGTCTTCGACGACACCGGTGAGCTCCTGCCCGACGGGCGGGTGGTCGGCCCGCGCCGCACGGTCGGCACGCTGGTCGTGGCGGCCTGA
- a CDS encoding DUF2470 domain-containing protein — MGDSQTWTAAPSAAERARSVLAGAWSCGVTAESCREELVGAHTVTDDGRVLLEVPEDSVLVTAAICAPRGEPSAVLEFADVAPVPVRKRIRSRLWLSGWFTPEDGKLAFRATRVVLRLPSGAVVVDLEEFAAAAPDPLATAEARLLTHLADCHPDAVERLTRLVDSDSLHGAVRVQPLAVDRHGVTLRIERARSHGDVRLPFHRPADDVAQLTERMHVLLSQAGAASCPPALQRQRTDGDG; from the coding sequence ATGGGTGACAGCCAAACCTGGACGGCCGCGCCTTCCGCGGCGGAACGGGCCCGGTCGGTACTGGCCGGCGCGTGGTCCTGCGGGGTGACCGCGGAGAGCTGCCGCGAGGAGCTCGTCGGCGCGCACACGGTGACCGACGACGGCCGTGTCCTGCTGGAGGTGCCGGAGGACAGTGTGCTCGTCACGGCCGCGATCTGCGCGCCGCGCGGAGAGCCCTCCGCCGTCCTGGAGTTCGCCGACGTCGCCCCCGTGCCCGTTCGCAAACGGATCCGCTCCCGGCTCTGGCTGTCCGGCTGGTTCACCCCCGAGGACGGGAAACTCGCCTTCCGGGCGACGCGCGTGGTGCTGCGGCTGCCGTCCGGCGCCGTCGTCGTCGACCTGGAGGAGTTCGCCGCCGCGGCGCCCGACCCGCTGGCCACCGCCGAGGCCCGGCTGCTCACCCATCTCGCCGACTGCCACCCGGACGCCGTCGAGCGGCTGACCCGCCTCGTCGACTCCGACAGCCTGCACGGTGCCGTCCGCGTCCAGCCGCTCGCCGTCGACCGGCACGGAGTCACCCTGCGCATCGAGCGCGCCCGCTCCCACGGTGACGTACGGCTGCCGTTCCACCGGCCCGCCGACGACGTCGCCCAGCTCACCGAGCGCATGCACGTCCTGCTCTCCCAGGCCGGCGCGGCCTCCTGCCCGCCCGCCCTACAGCGGCAGCGCACAGACGGCGACGGGTGA